tgatcgagggtgctcatgttgtcgtcgttatgggtccgggcttctgttatgaagcggacaggagacagaggtaaggaaacgttagggtgtttattgaatgacaacaaggagcacatgaaggatagccaggaggatcaggaatgatgttggggtcttttcctccgtggctgggtaacaggaatacacgaggacggacagcacacaccagatacagctgacagaggatgacacagacttggaaggactggaagacaggacgattcgggaggaccaggaagactaggaggaatacaaagagaacaggtaagtaaatcgtttgtttagctgaggatgactacgctgagtggtcgctcagttgtccgctttcgtcgagacgagcccggacaatgagcgactggagtgctgtgcttttatctggtgctcgtgaatgtgatgcagctgtgtgctcattagaagtcaggtgatggtgatcttcgtgagtgggggtcgtgagagcctgaccaatccatgacagataCGGAGCCATTATGACTCCAAGCAACCTAATGCTAATCATAAGTGTGATGTGGTTCATTCATTTTGTTATCATATTTGtacttttctgtcttttaattcCTCACAGGATTTGTCAGACGTATATGGCAGATCTTATCTGTTATAACCCCTCTTTAATGAAAATCGTGTGTGAAGACACAACAGTGAACAATATGTATggcttgtttattttatctttataccACAGCCTGCCGCTTTCTGTTGTGGCTTTCACATATATCCATATATTAGTCACTTGTGTTACTAATAAGCAGTCTGATGCGAAGATGAAGGCTCTTCAGACATGTGGGACTCATTTAGTCGTCTTTCTGTTCTTGGAGTTTAACACTCTTTTTCCTCTTATTGCACATCGGGCTGAAAGTATTCCAGCTCATCTACGCAGAGTGTTTTCTATTTCTGTGGTTATATTTCCTCCCATTGTAAATCCACTTATTTATGGGTTTAAAACTAAGGAAATTAGGCAGAAAATTGAAAACTTTTATAAGAGAAAGATTATCAGAGTGCAATGAACagcatatgtttataaatatatattgtgcatTATTTGTCTGACTTGAATATATGATAAAGTTTATATTTAGCAacgtaaaagaaaaaaaatacacctTTACTCCACTTTTTGTATGATTTATGCCAAAGTTATTTTGACCTAAatgaatatttcattattattaaatgttttagttttatattaaaataaatatgacttaGATGACTTCAATCTAATCATTCATACTCAACAGCCACTTTTAAGGTCCACCTTCCTAGTAATGAGTCAGACCTGCCTTCAGAACTGAgggtttgatcaaataaatgaa
This genomic interval from Danio aesculapii chromosome 15, fDanAes4.1, whole genome shotgun sequence contains the following:
- the or71ar1 gene encoding LOW QUALITY PROTEIN: odorant receptor 118-3 (The sequence of the model RefSeq protein was modified relative to this genomic sequence to represent the inferred CDS: substituted 1 base at 1 genomic stop codon), whose protein sequence is MYPNESLLSVVLTLHSLELPQMSIYPVLIFGIMTYLIVLLCNLTIIITICLNRNLHKPMYILLLNLPINDTMGATSLFPHLLYSIWSQDRSITYSACLAQGFFIHFYGGASHVILMVMAFDRYIAICLPLRYSXPIHDRYGAIMTPSNLMLIISVMWFIHFVIIFVLFCLLIPHRICQTYMADLICYNPSLMKIVCEDTTVNNMYGLFILSLYHSLPLSVVAFTYIHILVTCVTNKQSDAKMKALQTCGTHLVVFLFLEFNTLFPLIAHRAESIPAHLRRVFSISVVIFPPIVNPLIYGFKTKEIRQKIENFYKRKIIRVQ